The proteins below are encoded in one region of Parvicella tangerina:
- a CDS encoding sce7725 family protein, translated as MYFPFLRGKQFELIALRELKDLMSEKSDKVSPIIEPVKLSSTLKSTIKTLSESNINYNVIVNPSVGRFGKKVSEIISLSEEASGGYTNKQYALIIEDSTDYKAIIDTLAETVGGDLNVSLVHYSVRQDIQSILSYTSAKSNVVNNIIHTGQASTRYRREFTQDTLVSLDDFFQMQSKNADYLPVIDSRFSEEHLYFQEEGFKGFSDYLTVGEPYSESGFLPWAVAIHISYKDIDDKIRVKHFVSDSNGDNDDVAGKYLEALDKLIEWYDQTDIDSIGLQEFKSLHERQHFPGLGVLKKLSVMHHIELVLNAI; from the coding sequence ATGTATTTTCCATTTTTAAGAGGTAAGCAATTTGAGTTAATTGCTCTTAGGGAACTAAAGGATCTAATGTCGGAAAAGTCCGATAAGGTTTCTCCAATAATTGAGCCTGTAAAGCTATCTTCTACCCTCAAATCAACTATTAAAACTTTATCTGAATCTAACATAAACTATAATGTAATAGTAAACCCATCCGTTGGTAGGTTTGGAAAAAAAGTGTCAGAAATAATTAGTTTATCAGAGGAAGCATCAGGTGGGTATACAAATAAGCAATATGCATTAATAATTGAGGATAGTACAGATTATAAAGCCATAATTGATACACTGGCAGAAACTGTAGGTGGAGACTTAAATGTTTCCCTTGTTCACTACTCTGTAAGACAGGATATACAGTCTATTCTAAGTTATACTAGTGCCAAGTCAAATGTCGTAAACAATATTATTCACACGGGTCAGGCTAGCACTCGTTATAGACGCGAATTCACTCAAGACACTTTGGTTAGTTTAGATGATTTTTTTCAGATGCAAAGTAAAAATGCTGATTATTTGCCAGTTATAGACAGTAGGTTCAGCGAAGAGCATTTATACTTTCAAGAAGAAGGCTTTAAAGGGTTTTCAGATTATTTGACAGTTGGTGAACCTTATTCGGAGTCTGGCTTTTTACCATGGGCAGTAGCTATACACATTTCGTATAAAGACATAGACGATAAAATTAGAGTTAAACACTTTGTTTCTGATTCAAATGGTGACAATGATGATGTGGCAGGAAAGTATCTTGAGGCTCTCGATAAGTTAATAGAGTGGTATGATCAAACAGATATCGACAGCATTGGTTTGCAGGAGTTTAAAAGTTTACATGAACGCCAGCATTTCCCAGGTTTAGGTGTATTGAAAAAGTTATCCGTAATGCATCATATTGAGTTAGTTCTTAATGCCATATAA
- a CDS encoding sce7726 family protein: MRRILNKNYSFTDYRIKKNSDVFTGAVTKRDVFEQVYQILQEQYYGEYLYKNALLNKILIERHDITKTCALNEFKVSNSIADYVLLNGNATIYEIKTDLDTLAKLDKQLHDYSKFAEKVYIVSHSKFIKTLLSRYENSHVGIIEMYNRDSLNVVKESVANYDNLSHDTLFRVLRKREYLSIVEDIYGFVPDVPNTKIFRSCYELIKDLDVELFQSHVIETLKERNISSPELLTSRATPYEWRQLCYSLDLKHGEYETFYQYLNRQA; this comes from the coding sequence TTGAGACGTATTCTCAACAAGAACTATAGTTTTACAGATTACCGAATAAAAAAGAATTCAGATGTTTTTACTGGAGCTGTTACTAAACGAGATGTTTTCGAACAGGTGTATCAAATTCTTCAAGAACAGTATTATGGGGAATATCTCTATAAAAATGCTCTTCTGAACAAAATATTAATAGAAAGGCACGATATTACGAAAACTTGCGCTCTAAATGAGTTTAAAGTCTCCAATTCAATAGCCGATTATGTATTGTTAAATGGTAATGCAACTATATATGAAATCAAGACGGATTTAGATACTCTAGCTAAATTGGATAAACAGTTGCATGATTATTCAAAATTTGCGGAGAAAGTATATATCGTATCACACTCGAAATTTATTAAAACTCTATTATCCAGATATGAAAATTCGCATGTCGGTATTATTGAAATGTATAATAGGGATTCACTAAATGTTGTAAAAGAATCCGTTGCTAATTATGATAATCTTTCACATGATACATTGTTTCGTGTTTTAAGAAAAAGAGAATATTTATCTATTGTAGAAGATATTTATGGATTTGTTCCGGATGTGCCTAATACAAAAATTTTCAGGTCCTGTTATGAGTTAATAAAGGATTTAGATGTGGAGTTATTTCAGTCTCATGTAATCGAAACTCTAAAAGAAAGGAACATAAGCTCTCCTGAGTTACTTACTTCAAGGGCTACACCTTATGAATGGCGTCAATTGTGCTATTCACTAGATCTGAAGCATGGAGAATATGAGACATTTTACCAATATTTAAACCGTCAAGCGTAA